One segment of Zhihengliuella halotolerans DNA contains the following:
- the folP gene encoding dihydropteroate synthase, producing the protein MFEPELIHPVHRFAHRSIDFSRRIAVMAIVNRTPDSFYDGGANFALDAAVRAAQDAVDAGADWVDIGGVPFAPGPPLSAAEEAERVVPVIRAVRAASDVVISADTFLPQVAEAAIGAGADVINDTTGLAYPGLAQVVAESGVHVVLTHSLAAPRTSFARPEYGDVVGEVADFLRRRIDVALDAGIAPEKIIIDPGHDLNKNTLHTLEITRRFTEIASLGYPALAAVSNKDFIGETLDLPKQERTAGSLAAASMCALNGARIVRMHHVAESVQAMRLIEATMGWREPAYLRHNMSDVNEPAHGRPAGT; encoded by the coding sequence ATGTTCGAGCCGGAGCTGATTCACCCCGTGCACCGGTTTGCGCACCGGAGCATCGATTTCTCTCGGCGCATCGCCGTCATGGCGATCGTCAACCGCACCCCCGACAGCTTCTACGACGGCGGCGCGAACTTCGCGCTCGACGCGGCCGTGCGCGCGGCCCAGGACGCGGTCGACGCCGGCGCCGACTGGGTGGACATCGGCGGCGTCCCGTTCGCCCCGGGTCCGCCGCTGAGCGCTGCAGAGGAGGCGGAGCGCGTGGTGCCGGTAATCCGCGCCGTGCGTGCGGCGTCCGACGTCGTGATCTCCGCGGACACCTTCCTGCCGCAGGTCGCCGAGGCCGCCATCGGAGCCGGCGCGGACGTCATCAACGACACGACCGGGCTCGCCTACCCGGGGCTCGCCCAGGTGGTGGCGGAGTCCGGCGTGCACGTCGTGCTCACGCACTCGCTCGCCGCGCCGCGCACGAGCTTCGCCCGCCCGGAGTACGGTGACGTCGTCGGTGAGGTCGCGGACTTCCTGCGCCGCCGGATCGACGTCGCGCTCGACGCGGGAATCGCGCCGGAGAAGATCATCATCGACCCGGGCCACGACCTCAACAAGAACACCCTGCACACCCTGGAGATCACGCGGCGATTCACCGAAATCGCATCGCTCGGCTACCCAGCCCTCGCCGCGGTGTCGAACAAGGACTTCATCGGCGAGACGCTGGACCTGCCCAAGCAGGAACGCACTGCAGGGTCCCTCGCAGCGGCGTCAATGTGCGCGCTGAACGGCGCCCGGATCGTGCGTATGCACCACGTCGCCGAGTCCGTGCAGGCCATGCGCCTCATCGAGGCGACCATGGGCTGGCGCGAGCCGGCCTACCTCAGACACAACATGTCGGACGTCAACGAGCCCGCCCACGGCCGTCCGGCCGGAACCTAG
- a CDS encoding CPBP family intramembrane glutamic endopeptidase, with the protein METQDRKNGVRQIGDVVAFATIACGLAWLVALPLWLGDGLAEPFFPLVALAMMFTPAVAAVALGWWGLRRGTKDDDGRRHARRPGRATVRAMLNRLGITTSMRDSGHRRPRTRLVGFLVLAWLLPPVLMFGGLGIAAVVGVYPADFGGLSGLRELMRQQSEALGVAMPEIPGAILIVGQLVNVLLGALINAVPELGEELGWRGWLVPRLARFGPVGVVVISGVLWGVWHAPLVLLGYNYPDLPGGWGVAAMCGLTVSFGAVLAWMRLSSDSVWPAALFHGSLNAAAGLSVVFARPEALSSLQVPPTGWTGWILPLVLGSAALAMWWRAARR; encoded by the coding sequence ATGGAAACACAGGATCGGAAGAACGGTGTGAGGCAGATCGGCGACGTCGTCGCATTCGCCACCATCGCCTGCGGCCTCGCTTGGCTCGTCGCGTTGCCGCTGTGGCTCGGCGATGGCCTGGCGGAGCCCTTTTTCCCGCTCGTTGCGCTCGCCATGATGTTCACCCCGGCAGTCGCCGCCGTCGCACTTGGATGGTGGGGTCTGCGCCGCGGAACGAAGGACGACGACGGCCGGCGCCACGCGCGGCGACCCGGTCGTGCCACCGTGCGGGCGATGCTTAACCGGCTGGGCATCACGACATCGATGCGCGACTCCGGACACCGGCGGCCGAGGACCCGGCTGGTCGGCTTCCTGGTGCTCGCGTGGCTGCTGCCGCCCGTGCTGATGTTCGGCGGGCTCGGAATCGCGGCGGTAGTGGGAGTTTATCCGGCGGATTTCGGGGGCCTGAGCGGTCTGCGCGAGTTGATGCGGCAGCAGTCCGAGGCGCTCGGAGTGGCGATGCCCGAGATTCCGGGCGCGATCCTCATCGTCGGCCAACTGGTCAACGTCCTGCTCGGCGCCCTCATCAACGCTGTGCCGGAGCTTGGGGAGGAGCTGGGATGGCGAGGTTGGCTCGTTCCTCGTCTCGCGCGGTTCGGTCCCGTTGGCGTCGTCGTGATTTCAGGTGTGCTCTGGGGTGTCTGGCATGCGCCGCTGGTCCTGCTCGGCTACAACTATCCGGACTTGCCCGGCGGGTGGGGCGTGGCGGCGATGTGCGGGCTGACGGTGTCCTTTGGCGCCGTGCTCGCGTGGATGCGTCTGAGCAGCGACAGCGTGTGGCCGGCGGCGCTGTTCCACGGGTCACTCAACGCGGCAGCGGGTCTCAGCGTCGTCTTTGCTCGACCCGAGGCGTTGTCGAGCCTGCAGGTGCCGCCGACGGGCTGGACGGGTTGGATCCTGCCGCTCGTCTTGGGAAGTGCAGCGCTAGCAATGTGGTGGCGCGCCGCCCGCCGCTGA
- a CDS encoding chorismate mutase: protein MSDTQSASTEDAQEDGPHSGDYDPRASSLRGEVEQAVMDELLAVRGSIDNIDATLVYLLAERFKATQRVGHLKAVHRLPAGDPGREAAQIDRLRRLAEDAQLDPAFAEKFLNFIISEVIRHHEAISRSHAAKDA from the coding sequence ATGAGCGATACGCAGTCGGCGTCGACAGAAGACGCCCAAGAGGACGGCCCTCACAGTGGCGACTACGACCCCCGGGCGAGCTCCCTGCGGGGTGAGGTCGAACAGGCCGTCATGGATGAATTGCTGGCCGTGCGCGGCAGTATCGACAACATCGACGCAACGTTGGTGTATCTGCTCGCCGAGCGATTCAAAGCCACCCAGCGGGTCGGCCATCTCAAGGCCGTGCACAGGCTCCCTGCGGGCGACCCGGGCCGGGAAGCAGCGCAGATCGACCGCCTGCGACGGCTCGCCGAGGATGCCCAACTCGATCCTGCATTCGCCGAGAAATTCTTGAACTTCATCATCTCCGAAGTCATTCGGCACCATGAGGCCATCTCTCGATCGCATGCGGCGAAGGACGCGTAG
- a CDS encoding cysteine desulfurase family protein, which produces MRTSAPVYLDHAATTPMAPAALEAMTAELARTGNPSSLHGAGRRAHRVVENAREALAAAAGAHPTEVVFTSGGTEADNLAVKGLFWSRRDADPRRVKIFASSVEHHAVLDAVEWLEAHEGAEACWIPVDEFGRVDLHWLHAELAADPGAVALVTCMWANNEVGTVQPIADIVRIADEFSIPVHCDAVQAFGSVPVDFAGASLATMAVSGHKIGGPVGIGALYVRRDVVLTPVMHGGGHERAMRSGTLNAAAAAGFAAAASDAVVHLAAEAERLATLRDRLIAGVGQAAPEATLSGPADPDHAGTRLPGNAHFTFPGCEGDSLLFVLDMLGVQSSTGSACTAGVPRPSHVLLAMGRTEEQARGAQRFTLGHTTTADDVDILVAAIGEAYARAGKAGMAGKQSSIQTAGTGLNA; this is translated from the coding sequence GTGAGAACCTCCGCGCCCGTCTACCTCGACCACGCGGCGACGACCCCGATGGCGCCCGCCGCGCTCGAGGCGATGACGGCTGAGCTCGCCCGCACCGGAAACCCGTCGTCCCTGCACGGGGCAGGCCGTCGCGCCCACCGTGTGGTGGAGAACGCCCGTGAGGCGCTCGCCGCGGCCGCCGGGGCGCACCCGACCGAGGTCGTGTTCACGTCGGGCGGGACCGAGGCCGACAACCTGGCCGTCAAAGGCCTGTTCTGGTCCCGCAGGGATGCGGACCCGCGCCGCGTCAAGATCTTCGCCTCCAGCGTCGAGCACCACGCGGTTCTCGACGCCGTCGAATGGCTCGAGGCGCACGAGGGCGCCGAAGCGTGCTGGATCCCCGTCGACGAGTTCGGCCGCGTCGATCTTCACTGGCTGCACGCCGAGTTGGCGGCCGACCCCGGCGCGGTCGCTCTCGTAACCTGCATGTGGGCCAACAACGAGGTCGGCACGGTCCAGCCCATCGCCGATATCGTGCGCATCGCCGACGAGTTCTCCATCCCGGTGCACTGCGATGCCGTCCAGGCGTTCGGCTCGGTCCCCGTCGACTTCGCGGGCGCGTCCCTGGCGACGATGGCCGTCAGCGGCCACAAAATCGGCGGCCCCGTCGGGATCGGCGCGCTCTACGTGCGCCGCGACGTCGTGCTCACGCCCGTCATGCACGGCGGCGGCCACGAGCGCGCGATGCGCTCGGGCACACTGAACGCGGCCGCGGCGGCGGGTTTCGCAGCGGCGGCGAGCGACGCCGTCGTACATCTCGCGGCGGAGGCGGAGCGGCTGGCGACGCTGCGCGATCGCCTGATCGCCGGCGTCGGGCAGGCGGCGCCCGAGGCGACCCTCTCGGGGCCGGCCGATCCCGATCACGCGGGGACCCGGCTGCCCGGCAACGCCCATTTCACCTTCCCCGGGTGCGAGGGGGACTCCCTGCTGTTCGTCCTGGACATGCTCGGCGTGCAATCCTCGACGGGTAGCGCGTGCACCGCGGGGGTGCCGCGGCCGAGCCACGTGCTGCTGGCCATGGGGCGCACCGAGGAGCAGGCGCGCGGCGCGCAGCGTTTCACGCTCGGGCATACGACGACGGCCGACGACGTTGACATCCTCGTCGCCGCGATCGGCGAGGCGTACGCGCGCGCCGGCAAGGCGGGCATGGCCGGCAAACAGAGCAGCATCCAGACAGCAGGAACGGGATTGAACGCATGA
- the mnmA gene encoding tRNA 2-thiouridine(34) synthase MnmA: MKVLAAMSGGVDSAVAAARAVDAGHDVVGVHLALSRMPGTLRTGSRGCCTVEDSNDAWRAADQLGIPYYVWDFSERFKEDVVDDFVAEYAAGRTPNPCMRCNERIKFAALLEKALALGFDAVCTGHYAKVIEHDDGSRELHRAADWAKDQSYVLGVLTHEQLKHSYFPLADTPSKAEVRAEAAARGFTVANKPDSHDICFIPDGDTRGWLEERIEMTEGDIVDHEGNDLGKHPGANAFTVGQRRGLKIGKPAADGKPRFVLEIRPKENKVVVGPQDLLEVDRLRGIKISWAGLPLPAAEAGDEFECMVQVRAHADPVPARAFVTEETEDDDAATELVVDLDGPLRGVAPGQTMVLYQGTRVLGQATINSARSRQWDPSAVS; the protein is encoded by the coding sequence ATGAAGGTCTTGGCAGCAATGAGCGGCGGCGTCGACTCGGCGGTCGCGGCGGCGCGCGCGGTCGACGCCGGGCACGACGTCGTGGGCGTGCACCTGGCGCTTTCCCGCATGCCCGGCACGCTGCGCACCGGCAGCCGCGGCTGCTGCACCGTCGAGGACTCGAACGACGCGTGGCGCGCCGCCGACCAGCTCGGCATCCCGTACTACGTGTGGGACTTCTCCGAGCGGTTCAAAGAGGATGTGGTCGACGACTTCGTTGCCGAATACGCGGCGGGACGCACCCCGAACCCGTGCATGCGCTGCAACGAGCGCATCAAGTTCGCCGCACTGCTGGAGAAGGCGCTTGCGCTCGGGTTCGACGCGGTCTGCACCGGGCACTACGCCAAGGTCATCGAACACGACGACGGCTCCCGCGAGCTGCACCGCGCCGCCGACTGGGCCAAGGACCAGTCCTACGTGCTCGGCGTCCTGACCCACGAGCAGCTCAAGCACTCCTACTTCCCGCTCGCGGACACCCCCTCGAAGGCGGAGGTGCGAGCGGAAGCGGCAGCACGCGGCTTCACCGTCGCGAACAAGCCGGACAGCCACGACATCTGCTTCATCCCCGATGGGGACACCCGCGGCTGGCTCGAGGAGCGCATCGAGATGACCGAGGGCGACATCGTGGACCACGAAGGCAACGATCTGGGCAAGCACCCCGGCGCCAACGCCTTCACCGTGGGGCAGCGCCGCGGACTGAAGATCGGCAAGCCGGCCGCGGACGGGAAGCCGCGCTTCGTACTCGAAATCCGCCCGAAGGAGAACAAGGTCGTGGTGGGCCCGCAGGACCTGCTCGAGGTCGACCGCCTGCGCGGGATCAAGATCAGCTGGGCGGGACTGCCGCTGCCGGCCGCGGAGGCCGGCGACGAGTTCGAGTGCATGGTCCAGGTCCGCGCCCACGCGGACCCGGTCCCAGCGCGCGCGTTCGTCACCGAGGAGACGGAGGACGACGACGCGGCCACCGAGCTCGTGGTCGATCTCGACGGGCCGCTCCGTGGCGTCGCCCCTGGGCAGACCATGGTTCTGTACCAGGGCACGCGCGTGCTCGGGCAGGCCACGATCAACTCGGCACGCAGCCGGCAGTGGGACCCGTCCGCCGTTTCATAG
- the mtrA gene encoding MtrAB system response regulator MtrA, whose protein sequence is MKARILVVDDDDALAEMIGIVLRNDDFEPFFCNDGAKALDAFRDSKPDLVLLDLMLPGVDGIEVCRQIRAEDDVPIVMLTAKSDTADVVRGLESGADDYVPKPFKPAELIARVKARLRPGEKHAPETLRIGDLTVDVAGHTVTRAGEPISLTPLEFELLVALARKPWQVFSRELLLEQVWGYRHAADTRLVNVHVQRLRSKVEIDPEKPEVVMTVRGVGYKAGTN, encoded by the coding sequence ATGAAAGCCCGGATCTTGGTGGTTGACGACGACGACGCGCTCGCGGAGATGATCGGCATCGTTCTTCGTAACGATGACTTCGAACCCTTCTTCTGTAATGACGGCGCGAAAGCGCTGGACGCTTTCCGCGATTCGAAGCCTGACCTCGTCCTGCTCGACCTGATGCTCCCGGGGGTCGACGGCATCGAGGTCTGCCGACAGATTCGCGCAGAGGACGATGTGCCCATCGTGATGCTGACGGCGAAGTCCGACACGGCCGATGTCGTCCGGGGTCTCGAGTCCGGAGCCGACGACTATGTTCCGAAGCCGTTCAAGCCGGCGGAGCTCATCGCGCGTGTGAAGGCGCGTCTGCGCCCGGGGGAGAAGCACGCACCGGAGACGCTGCGCATCGGCGACCTGACGGTCGACGTGGCCGGCCACACCGTGACGCGTGCGGGTGAGCCGATCTCGCTGACGCCACTGGAATTCGAACTGCTCGTCGCGCTGGCTCGCAAGCCGTGGCAGGTCTTCAGTCGCGAACTGCTCCTCGAGCAGGTGTGGGGATACCGCCACGCCGCCGACACGCGCCTCGTCAATGTCCACGTCCAGCGGCTTCGCTCCAAGGTGGAGATCGATCCGGAGAAGCCGGAGGTCGTCATGACCGTGCGCGGAGTCGGCTACAAGGCGGGGACCAACTGA
- a CDS encoding pyrimidine reductase family protein, with amino-acid sequence MQQSRMNDEDLLAAYAPPGGTFVRFNFVSTIDGAATHDGVSAAIGGDADKRAFALMRRWADVVLIGAGTIRAEGYGGELLDAAAQQWRIARGKAAHPEIAVVSGSLDLDPASEFFTRAPVRPILLTTDAAAADPSNARLGEVADVVPLGATVQPHAVIDHLAGRGLAMIHSEGGPHVLGSFIAADAVDSLCLTLSPLLAGSDATRIAAGGEGVLRPMRLQHVLHEDGELLLEYRRA; translated from the coding sequence GTGCAGCAGAGCAGAATGAATGACGAAGACCTCCTGGCCGCGTACGCGCCGCCCGGCGGGACGTTCGTGCGCTTCAACTTCGTCTCGACGATCGACGGCGCGGCCACCCACGACGGCGTCTCCGCCGCGATCGGCGGCGACGCGGACAAGCGCGCGTTCGCGCTGATGCGCCGCTGGGCCGACGTCGTGCTGATCGGCGCGGGCACCATCCGGGCCGAGGGCTACGGCGGCGAGCTGCTCGACGCGGCCGCCCAGCAGTGGCGCATCGCGCGCGGCAAGGCGGCGCACCCTGAGATCGCCGTCGTAAGCGGGAGCCTGGACCTCGATCCCGCCTCCGAGTTCTTCACCCGCGCCCCGGTCCGGCCGATCCTGCTGACGACGGACGCCGCAGCAGCAGACCCGTCGAACGCGCGCCTGGGCGAGGTCGCCGACGTCGTGCCGTTGGGCGCAACGGTGCAGCCGCACGCGGTGATCGACCACCTGGCGGGCCGAGGGCTGGCCATGATCCACTCCGAGGGCGGTCCGCACGTACTCGGCTCATTCATCGCGGCCGACGCCGTCGACTCGCTCTGCCTGACGCTTTCCCCGCTGCTCGCCGGTTCGGACGCAACACGCATCGCGGCCGGGGGTGAGGGCGTGCTGCGACCGATGCGGCTGCAGCACGTCCTGCACGAGGACGGCGAGCTGCTGCTCGAGTACCGCCGCGCGTAG
- a CDS encoding HNH endonuclease signature motif containing protein translates to MEAALLLNPETYVGLSPADRARVAAVVLAGAPDAIAGQDDEALIQGTRAAESAGRHLDAFRIRNAGEVAVRSEKSLGEDRLSARLGCRTEVELLQRLTRLSYGQLKRRIALDADTRPTISVSGAPVEPKFPHVAAALHQGRIDPETAALVTGMLNKVARRADPAMLAEAEAELVDAATGALAARLLRQAQAEQDGTDSSGVPVVPDEGLALSYPQMLKLAHQWGACLDEDGPDPAEERAHGKRSLTLGSPRDGLVPLTGWLLPEVAAHLLRVFDAHSNPAARTTSPGTEAAGDEANAAGADSNTDPATTAATAGAPVLDGRTAAQKRHDILMTVVQAASRCEETPHLGGDTATLLVHVNAADLLDPQGYAQLEGIDVPVSSRIAHRTACTGAVQKVVFDTNGRIIGLGAKERTFTGHQRRAIAARDGGCVIPNCTIRAAWCEVHHVTGWAKGGKTTIENGVLLCWHHHHSLEKSGWDIQMRNGVVQVKAPPWLDPGGTFVPAATSHTRQRARILAAQQARETVPGRDRHGSGGDDRPDPPGSPGGNHQAA, encoded by the coding sequence ATGGAAGCAGCCCTCCTGTTGAACCCGGAAACGTACGTCGGTCTCTCGCCGGCGGACCGGGCGCGCGTGGCTGCCGTGGTCCTTGCCGGCGCCCCGGACGCCATCGCCGGGCAGGATGACGAGGCACTGATCCAGGGCACCCGCGCAGCAGAATCCGCCGGCCGCCACCTGGACGCGTTCCGAATCCGGAATGCTGGTGAGGTCGCGGTGCGGTCGGAGAAATCGTTGGGTGAGGACCGGCTCTCGGCGCGGTTGGGGTGCCGAACCGAGGTCGAGTTGCTCCAGCGCCTCACCCGCCTCTCGTACGGGCAGCTCAAACGCCGGATCGCCCTGGACGCGGATACCCGTCCCACGATCAGCGTGAGCGGTGCGCCGGTGGAGCCGAAGTTCCCGCACGTGGCCGCCGCCCTGCATCAAGGCCGGATCGATCCGGAGACCGCGGCCCTGGTGACGGGGATGTTGAACAAGGTCGCCCGGCGTGCCGACCCGGCCATGCTCGCCGAGGCCGAGGCGGAACTCGTGGACGCGGCCACCGGCGCCCTGGCCGCCCGGCTACTCCGGCAGGCCCAAGCTGAACAGGACGGCACGGATTCTTCGGGCGTTCCGGTGGTGCCGGATGAGGGATTGGCGTTGAGCTACCCGCAGATGCTCAAGCTCGCCCATCAGTGGGGTGCCTGCCTGGATGAGGACGGTCCGGACCCGGCCGAGGAGCGGGCGCACGGTAAACGCTCGCTCACGCTCGGTTCTCCCAGGGACGGGCTGGTGCCGTTGACCGGGTGGTTGCTGCCCGAAGTCGCCGCGCACCTGCTGCGGGTCTTCGACGCGCACTCGAACCCCGCCGCCCGCACCACCAGCCCCGGCACCGAGGCTGCCGGCGACGAGGCAAACGCGGCGGGTGCCGACTCGAACACTGACCCCGCAACCACTGCTGCAACCGCCGGGGCTCCGGTACTGGATGGGCGCACCGCGGCGCAGAAGCGCCACGACATCCTCATGACCGTGGTCCAAGCCGCGTCCCGCTGCGAAGAGACCCCGCACCTCGGCGGTGACACCGCCACCCTGCTAGTGCACGTCAACGCTGCTGACCTGCTGGATCCGCAGGGCTACGCCCAGCTCGAGGGCATCGATGTGCCGGTCTCGTCGCGGATCGCCCACCGCACCGCGTGTACCGGGGCCGTGCAGAAAGTCGTGTTCGACACCAACGGCCGCATCATCGGCCTCGGCGCGAAGGAACGCACCTTCACGGGGCACCAGCGCCGGGCGATCGCGGCCCGAGACGGCGGATGCGTGATCCCGAACTGCACGATCCGGGCCGCCTGGTGCGAAGTCCACCACGTAACCGGCTGGGCGAAGGGTGGGAAGACCACGATCGAGAACGGGGTCCTGCTCTGCTGGCACCATCACCACAGCCTCGAGAAGTCCGGCTGGGACATCCAGATGCGAAACGGCGTGGTGCAGGTCAAGGCTCCGCCCTGGCTGGACCCGGGCGGAACCTTCGTACCCGCCGCGACCTCGCACACCCGGCAACGGGCCAGGATCCTCGCCGCCCAGCAGGCGCGGGAGACCGTGCCCGGTCGCGACCGACACGGCAGCGGCGGAGACGATCGGCCCGACCCTCCCGGATCACCCGGCGGAAACCACCAAGCCGCCTGA
- the mtrB gene encoding MtrAB system histidine kinase MtrB — protein MAWARRLLRRPRIVWRLAGMAWKRSLQLRVVAVTATLSALALGATGLFLSQQIATGLFDERFRQVETEAVSGLNNVKATFDSLEATDPDQVKTDVTDTLQSVEGDGVNVQRLFVLDPLPADDNPYVSAIASPGLTTSVVPVELDQAVREGPGVYWESMSYVKDNVEVPGLAFGTRVSLPPGRDYGLYLIYDLSSVQETLGFFHRTVGLAGALLLAVIGVIAWYTTRLVVRPVSTAAAASERLASGHLEQRMEVSGEDELARLGISFNHMAGNLQDQIVQLATLSQMQQRFVSDVSHELRTPLTTVAMAAEVLHDARGSFDPINQRSAELLYNEVERFQSLLNDLLEISRFDAGAAALDADDFDMMPVVNRVLDTARPHSEQLGSELRIHNEGTCIVEMDPRRIERVIRNLVMNAVEHSEGLPIDVYIAGNDSAVSVAVRDHGVGMTKEQAQRVFDRFWRADPARARTTGGSGLGLSIATEDTRLHGGHLDAWGEVGKGACFRLTLPRRVGADIKDPPLALPPDEPAPSTHEGVST, from the coding sequence ATGGCCTGGGCACGACGGCTTCTTCGGCGCCCGCGCATCGTGTGGCGCTTGGCCGGCATGGCCTGGAAGCGCTCCCTTCAGTTGCGCGTTGTCGCCGTGACGGCGACGCTGTCGGCTCTCGCGCTCGGGGCAACGGGACTTTTCCTGTCCCAGCAGATCGCCACGGGACTATTCGACGAGCGCTTTCGCCAGGTCGAGACGGAAGCGGTCAGCGGCCTGAACAACGTCAAGGCCACTTTCGATTCGCTCGAGGCCACGGATCCCGATCAGGTCAAGACCGATGTCACCGACACGCTCCAAAGCGTCGAAGGCGACGGCGTCAACGTCCAGCGCCTCTTCGTCCTGGATCCGTTACCGGCCGACGACAATCCGTACGTCTCGGCCATTGCCAGCCCCGGTCTGACGACGAGCGTCGTCCCGGTGGAATTGGACCAGGCGGTTCGCGAGGGCCCAGGCGTCTACTGGGAGTCGATGTCGTACGTCAAGGATAATGTAGAGGTGCCGGGGCTGGCTTTCGGAACGCGCGTCTCCCTGCCGCCCGGACGCGACTACGGCCTCTACTTGATCTACGATCTCTCCAGCGTGCAGGAAACCCTCGGCTTCTTCCACCGGACCGTCGGCCTGGCCGGAGCCCTTCTTCTGGCTGTCATCGGCGTCATCGCCTGGTACACCACCCGGCTCGTCGTCCGTCCGGTCTCCACGGCGGCCGCGGCCTCCGAGCGGCTGGCTTCGGGTCATCTCGAACAGCGCATGGAGGTGAGCGGCGAGGACGAACTCGCCCGCCTCGGCATCTCGTTCAACCACATGGCCGGCAATCTCCAAGACCAGATCGTCCAGCTGGCGACGCTGTCCCAGATGCAGCAGCGGTTCGTCTCCGACGTCTCCCACGAACTCCGCACACCCCTGACGACGGTCGCGATGGCGGCTGAGGTGCTGCATGATGCCCGTGGTTCGTTCGACCCCATCAACCAGCGTTCCGCAGAGCTCCTCTACAACGAGGTCGAGCGCTTTCAGTCGCTCCTCAACGACCTCCTTGAGATCTCTCGGTTCGACGCCGGCGCCGCCGCCCTCGACGCCGATGACTTCGACATGATGCCTGTCGTCAACCGCGTTCTGGACACGGCGCGACCGCACAGCGAACAGCTCGGTTCCGAGCTGCGCATCCACAACGAGGGCACCTGCATCGTGGAGATGGATCCGCGGCGGATCGAACGCGTGATCCGGAACCTCGTCATGAACGCGGTAGAGCACTCAGAGGGTCTGCCCATCGACGTGTACATCGCCGGGAACGACAGTGCCGTCTCCGTCGCCGTGCGCGATCACGGCGTCGGCATGACGAAGGAACAGGCCCAGCGAGTATTCGACAGGTTCTGGCGGGCCGACCCGGCCCGTGCCCGCACGACGGGCGGCAGCGGCCTCGGCCTCTCCATCGCAACGGAGGACACTCGTCTCCACGGCGGCCACCTGGACGCTTGGGGCGAGGTCGGCAAGGGCGCGTGCTTCAGGTTGACCCTTCCCCGACGCGTCGGCGCGGACATCAAAGATCCGCCGCTCGCACTGCCCCCCGATGAACCGGCACCATCGACGCACGAGGGGGTTTCGACGTGA